A portion of the Musa acuminata AAA Group cultivar baxijiao chromosome BXJ1-1, Cavendish_Baxijiao_AAA, whole genome shotgun sequence genome contains these proteins:
- the LOC135673319 gene encoding transcription initiation factor IIB isoform X2: MADAFCPDCKRSTEVVFDHSAGDTVCSECGLVLEAHSIDVTSEWRTFANESADNDPVRVGGPTNPLLTDGGLSTVISKPNGAQAEFLSSSLGRWQSRGANPDRNLILAFKTIATMADRLGLVATIKDRANEIYKKIEDLKSIRGRNQDAILAACLYIACRQEDRPRTVKEICSVANGAAKKEIGRAKEFIVKQLEVEMGQSMEMGTIHAGDFLRRFCSHLGMTNQAVKAAQEAVQKSEELDIRMLTLSLKFYVWNCGLYKRD, from the exons ATGGCGGACGCTTTCTGCCCCGACTGCAAGCGGAGCACGGAGGTGGTGTTCGACCACTCGGCGGGGGACACGGTGTGCTCCGAGTGCGGGCTGGTGCTGGAGGCGCACTCCATCGACGTGACCTCGGAGTGGCGCACCTTCGCCAACGAGTCCGCCGACAACGACCCCGTTCGTGTCGGCGGGCCCACCAACCCCCTTCTCACCGACGGTGGCctctccaccgtcatctccaagcCCAACGGCGCGCAGGCCGAgttcctctcctcctccctcgGCCGGTGGCAGAGCCGCGGCGCCAACCCCGACCGCAACCTCATCCTTGCTTTCAAGACCATCGCCACCATGGCCGACAG GTTGGGCCTTGTTGCCACTATCAAG GACCGGGCCAATGAGATATACAAGAAAATTGAAGATCTTAAGTCTATTAGAGGGCGAAATCAAGATGCAATTTTAGCTGCTTGTCTATACATTGCTTGCCGACAGGAAGACAGGCCTCGAACTGTGAAGG AAATTTGCTCTGTTGCCAATGGAGCTGCAAAGAAAGAAATTGGTCGGGCTAAGGAGTTCATTGTAAAACAGCTTGAAGTTGAGATGGGACAGTCAATGGAGATGGGAACAATTCATGCTGGAGATTTTCTG AGACGTTTTTGTTCACATCTTGGTATGACAAATCAAGCAGTTAAAGCTGCTCAGGAAGCAGTCCAGAAGTCAGAAGAGCTTGATATAAG AATGTTAACACTGTCTCTTAAGTTTTATGTGTGGAACTGTGGCCTTTACAAGAGGGATTAG
- the LOC135673319 gene encoding transcription initiation factor IIB isoform X1 has translation MADAFCPDCKRSTEVVFDHSAGDTVCSECGLVLEAHSIDVTSEWRTFANESADNDPVRVGGPTNPLLTDGGLSTVISKPNGAQAEFLSSSLGRWQSRGANPDRNLILAFKTIATMADRLGLVATIKDRANEIYKKIEDLKSIRGRNQDAILAACLYIACRQEDRPRTVKEICSVANGAAKKEIGRAKEFIVKQLEVEMGQSMEMGTIHAGDFLRRFCSHLGMTNQAVKAAQEAVQKSEELDIRRSPISIAAAIIYMITQLSDDKKPLKDISLATGVAEGTIRNSYKDLYPYSSRIIPTSFAKEEDLKNLCSP, from the exons ATGGCGGACGCTTTCTGCCCCGACTGCAAGCGGAGCACGGAGGTGGTGTTCGACCACTCGGCGGGGGACACGGTGTGCTCCGAGTGCGGGCTGGTGCTGGAGGCGCACTCCATCGACGTGACCTCGGAGTGGCGCACCTTCGCCAACGAGTCCGCCGACAACGACCCCGTTCGTGTCGGCGGGCCCACCAACCCCCTTCTCACCGACGGTGGCctctccaccgtcatctccaagcCCAACGGCGCGCAGGCCGAgttcctctcctcctccctcgGCCGGTGGCAGAGCCGCGGCGCCAACCCCGACCGCAACCTCATCCTTGCTTTCAAGACCATCGCCACCATGGCCGACAG GTTGGGCCTTGTTGCCACTATCAAG GACCGGGCCAATGAGATATACAAGAAAATTGAAGATCTTAAGTCTATTAGAGGGCGAAATCAAGATGCAATTTTAGCTGCTTGTCTATACATTGCTTGCCGACAGGAAGACAGGCCTCGAACTGTGAAGG AAATTTGCTCTGTTGCCAATGGAGCTGCAAAGAAAGAAATTGGTCGGGCTAAGGAGTTCATTGTAAAACAGCTTGAAGTTGAGATGGGACAGTCAATGGAGATGGGAACAATTCATGCTGGAGATTTTCTG AGACGTTTTTGTTCACATCTTGGTATGACAAATCAAGCAGTTAAAGCTGCTCAGGAAGCAGTCCAGAAGTCAGAAGAGCTTGATATAAG GAGAAGTCCTATATCAATTGCGGCGGCTATCATTTACATGATAACACAGTTATCAGATGACAAGAAGCCTCTCAAAG ACATATCCCTGGCAACCGGAGTAGCAGAAGGCACCATCCGGAACTCCTACAAAGATCTCTATCCTTATTCTTCAAGGATCATTCCAACCTCCTTTGCAAAAGAGGAGGACCTAAAGAACCTCTGCAGCCCATAA
- the LOC135673308 gene encoding uncharacterized protein LOC135673308, translated as MVEQRFFFNKDALVIKGPKKSHALRMFMLAAVMICGVYICSVCLTQLGIQSRPRKLKMEIMEAPCKNPAIPYYEIPYVHYPEPNTYSRDECACTPVRFFSIVSMQRSGSGWFETLLNSHVNISSNGEIFSSKERRGNISAIIRALDKVYNLDWYSSAAKNDCTAAVGLKWMLNQGLMENHVKVAKYFSRRGVSLIFLFRRNLLRRLVSQLANDHDRNTKQLNGTHKAHVHSTNEANILARYKPRINTSELISTLRHTHKFITDAMGHFRNTRHIVLYYEDLVQNRTKLMDVLEFLRVPPRKLVSRHVKIHTRPLPKLVENWDDVYRSLEGTEYRSFLNANYDL; from the exons ATGGTGGAGCAGCGGTTCTTCTTCAACAAG GATGCACTCGTCATAAAGGGACCAAAGAAATCGCATGCTTTGAGGATGTTTATGTTAGCTGCTGTGATGATATGTGGTGTCTATATTTGCTCAGTATGTTTAACGCAATTGGGGATACAAAGCAGACCCAGAAAATTGAAGATGGAGATAATGGAAGCACCTTGCAAAAATCCTGCCATTCCATATTATGAAATCCCATATGTGCATTATCCAGAACCCAATACTTATAGCAG GGATGAATGTGCATGTACACCAGTTCGGTTTTTTTCTATTGTGTCCATGCAGAGGTCTGGAAGTGGATGGTTCGAGACTCTTTTGAATAGCCATGTTAACATTAGTTCTAATGGGGAGATTTTCTCTTCCAAAGAAAGGAGAGGCAACATATCGGCAATCATAAGGGCATTGGACAAAGTTTACAATCTGGATTGGTACAGCAGTGCTGCAAAAAATGATTGTACAGCTGCTGTTGGCTTGAAGTGGATGCTTAATCAG GGCCTTATGGAGAATCATGTAAAGGTAGCCAAATACTTCAGTCGAAGAGGGGTCTCTTTGATTTTCCTGTTCAGAAGAAACTTGCTTCGTCGTTTGGTTTCACAACTCGCAAACGATCATGATCGCAACACTAAGCAATTAAATGGGACTCATAAAGCTCATGTACATTCAACAAACGAG GCCAACATACTAGCGAGATACAAGCCCAGGATCAACACCTCAGAATTGATTTCAACTCTCAGGCACACACACAAGTTCATCACCGATGCCATGGGGCACTTCAGGAACACCCGGCACATTGTTCTGTACTACGAGGACCTTGTCCAGAATCGAACT AAGCTGATGGATGTCCTGGAGTTCCTCAGAGTCCCTCCAAGGAAGCTGGTTAGTCGACATGTAAAGATTCACACAAGACCACTGCCCAAGTTGGTCGAGAACTGGGATGATGTTTACAGATCTCTTGAAGGAACGGAGTATAGGAGCTTCTTGAATGCCAATTACGATTTATAG